In a genomic window of Sus scrofa isolate TJ Tabasco breed Duroc chromosome 4, Sscrofa11.1, whole genome shotgun sequence:
- the GPT gene encoding alanine aminotransferase 1 isoform X4 has product MALRAGGHSQAAMNGLKEKVLTLDSMNPCVQRVEYAVRGPIVLRALELEQELRQGVKKPFTEVIRANIGDAQAMGQKPITFLRQVLALCIHPDLLNSADFPEDAKRRAQRILQACGGHSLGAYSISPGIQMIREDVARYIERRDGGIPADPNNIFLSTGASDAIVTVLKLLVFGEGRTRTGVLIPIPQYPLYSAALAELNAVQVDYYLDEERAWALDVAELRRALRQARDHCRPRALCVINPGNPTGQVQTRECIEAVIRFAYEEGLFLLADEVYQDNVYAEGSQFHSFKKVLTEMGPPYAARQELASFHSVSKGFMGECGFRGGYVEVVNMDAAVQQQMQKLRSVRLCPPTPGQVLLDAVLSPPAPSDPSFAQFQAEKREVLAELAAKAKLTEQVFNEAPGIHCNPVQGAMYSFPRVQLPPRAVQRAQELGLAPDMFFCMRLLEETGICVVPGSGFGQREGTYHFRMTILPPMEKLRPLLEKLSQFHAKFTLEYS; this is encoded by the exons ATGGCCTTGAGGGCAGGTGGCCACAGCCAGGCTGCCATGAACGGGCTGAAGGAGAAGGTGCTAACGCTGGACTCCATGAACCCCTGCGTTCAGAGGGTGGAGTACGCGGTGCGCGGCCCCATCGTGCTACGCGccctggagctggagcaggagCTGCGCCAG GGGGTAAAGAAGCCCTTCACTGAGGTCATCCGAGCCAACATCGGGGATGCCCAGGCCATGGGGCAGAAGCCTATCACCTTCCTGCGGCAG GTCCTGGCCCTCTGCATCCACCCTGATCTCCTGAACAGTGCTGACTTCCCGGAGGATGCCAAGAGAAGAGCACAGCGCATCCTGCAGGCGTGCGGGGGCCACAGCCTGG GGGCCTACAGCATCAGCCCTGGCATCCAGATGATCCGCGAGGATGTGGCTCGGTACATCGAGCGGCGCGACGGAGGCATTCCCGCAGACCCCAACAACATCTTCCTGTCCACGGGGGCCAGCGACGCCATCGTG ACCGTGCTCAAGTTGCTAGTGTTCGGCGAGGGTCGCACGCGCACGGGCGTGCTCATCCCCATCCCTCAGTATCCACTCTACTCCGCCGCGCTGGCCGAGCTCAACGCCGTGCAGGTGGACTACTACCTGGACGAGGAGCGCGCCTGGGCGCTCGACGTGGCCGAGCTGCGGCGCGCGCTGCGCCAGGCGCGTGACCACTGCCGTCCCCGCGCGCTCTGCGTGATCAACCCCGGCAACCCCACCG GGCAGGTGCAGACTCGCGAGTGCATCGAGGCCGTGATCCGCTTCGCCTATGAGGAGGGGCTCTTCCTGCTGGCCGATGAG GTGTATCAGGACAACGTGTACGCCGAGGGCTCGCAGTTCCACTCGTTCAAGAAGGTGCTCACGGAGATGGGGCCGCCGTACGCGGCGCGGCAGGAGCTCGCATCCTTCCACTCGGTCTCCAAGGGCTTCATGGGCGA GTGCGGCTTCCGCGGCGGCTACGTGGAGGTGGTGAACATGGACGCCGCGGTGCAGCAGCAGATGCAGAAGCTGAGGAGCGTGCGGCTGTGCCCGCCTACGCCGGGCCAGGTCCTGCTGGACGCGGTGCTCAGCCCGCCCGCGCCCTCAGACCCCTCCTTCGCGCAGTTCCAGGCG GAGAAGCGGGAGGTGCTGGCCGAGCTGGCGGCCAAGGCCAAGCTCACTGAACAGGTCTTCAACGAGGCTCCCGGCATCCACTGCAACCCGGTGCAGGGCGCCATGTACTCCTTCCCGCGCGTGCAGCTGCCCCCCCGCGCCGTGCAGCGCGCTCAG gagcTGGGCCTGGCTCCGGACATGTTCTTCTGCATGCGCCTTCTGGAGGAGACTGGCATCTGCGTGGTGCCTGGGAGCGGCTTTGGGCAGCGCGAAGGCACCTACCACTTCCG GATGACCATTCTGCCCCCCATGGAAAAGTTGCGGCCCCTGCTGGAGAAGCTGAGCCAGTTCCACGCCAAGTTCACTCTCGAGTACTCCTGA
- the GPT gene encoding alanine aminotransferase 1 isoform X2, whose product MGGRRGLGLGRALLGVMALRAGGHSQAAMNGLKEKVLTLDSMNPCVQRVEYAVRGPIVLRALELEQELRQGVKKPFTEVIRANIGDAQAMGQKPITFLRQVLALCIHPDLLNSADFPEDAKRRAQRILQACGGHSLGAYSISPGIQMIREDVARYIERRDGGIPADPNNIFLSTGASDAIVTVLKLLVFGEGRTRTGVLIPIPQYPLYSAALAELNAVQVDYYLDEERAWALDVAELRRALRQARDHCRPRALCVINPGNPTGAFPPPPPAARRRATPGQPAPDRPAESSAPSRLTPDLSRLLAPGQVQTRECIEAVIRFAYEEGLFLLADEVYQDNVYAEGSQFHSFKKVLTEMGPPYAARQELASFHSVSKGFMGECGFRGGYVEVVNMDAAVQQQMQKLRSVRLCPPTPGQVLLDAVLSPPAPSDPSFAQFQAEKREVLAELAAKAKLTEQVFNEAPGIHCNPVQGAMYSFPRVQLPPRAVQRAQELGLAPDMFFCMRLLEETGICVVPGSGFGQREGTYHFRMTILPPMEKLRPLLEKLSQFHAKFTLEYS is encoded by the exons ATGGGGGGTCGGAGAGGGCTGGGCCTCGGCCGAGCCCTACTGGG GGTCATGGCCTTGAGGGCAGGTGGCCACAGCCAGGCTGCCATGAACGGGCTGAAGGAGAAGGTGCTAACGCTGGACTCCATGAACCCCTGCGTTCAGAGGGTGGAGTACGCGGTGCGCGGCCCCATCGTGCTACGCGccctggagctggagcaggagCTGCGCCAG GGGGTAAAGAAGCCCTTCACTGAGGTCATCCGAGCCAACATCGGGGATGCCCAGGCCATGGGGCAGAAGCCTATCACCTTCCTGCGGCAG GTCCTGGCCCTCTGCATCCACCCTGATCTCCTGAACAGTGCTGACTTCCCGGAGGATGCCAAGAGAAGAGCACAGCGCATCCTGCAGGCGTGCGGGGGCCACAGCCTGG GGGCCTACAGCATCAGCCCTGGCATCCAGATGATCCGCGAGGATGTGGCTCGGTACATCGAGCGGCGCGACGGAGGCATTCCCGCAGACCCCAACAACATCTTCCTGTCCACGGGGGCCAGCGACGCCATCGTG ACCGTGCTCAAGTTGCTAGTGTTCGGCGAGGGTCGCACGCGCACGGGCGTGCTCATCCCCATCCCTCAGTATCCACTCTACTCCGCCGCGCTGGCCGAGCTCAACGCCGTGCAGGTGGACTACTACCTGGACGAGGAGCGCGCCTGGGCGCTCGACGTGGCCGAGCTGCGGCGCGCGCTGCGCCAGGCGCGTGACCACTGCCGTCCCCGCGCGCTCTGCGTGATCAACCCCGGCAACCCCACCGGTGCGTTCCCTCCGCCGCCCCCAGCCGCGCGGCGCCGCGCCACGCCGGGTCAGCCTGCCCCTGATCGCCCCGCGGAGAGCAGTGCGCCCTCTCGGCTCACCCCGGACCTGTCGCGCCTCCTTGCCCCAGGGCAGGTGCAGACTCGCGAGTGCATCGAGGCCGTGATCCGCTTCGCCTATGAGGAGGGGCTCTTCCTGCTGGCCGATGAG GTGTATCAGGACAACGTGTACGCCGAGGGCTCGCAGTTCCACTCGTTCAAGAAGGTGCTCACGGAGATGGGGCCGCCGTACGCGGCGCGGCAGGAGCTCGCATCCTTCCACTCGGTCTCCAAGGGCTTCATGGGCGA GTGCGGCTTCCGCGGCGGCTACGTGGAGGTGGTGAACATGGACGCCGCGGTGCAGCAGCAGATGCAGAAGCTGAGGAGCGTGCGGCTGTGCCCGCCTACGCCGGGCCAGGTCCTGCTGGACGCGGTGCTCAGCCCGCCCGCGCCCTCAGACCCCTCCTTCGCGCAGTTCCAGGCG GAGAAGCGGGAGGTGCTGGCCGAGCTGGCGGCCAAGGCCAAGCTCACTGAACAGGTCTTCAACGAGGCTCCCGGCATCCACTGCAACCCGGTGCAGGGCGCCATGTACTCCTTCCCGCGCGTGCAGCTGCCCCCCCGCGCCGTGCAGCGCGCTCAG gagcTGGGCCTGGCTCCGGACATGTTCTTCTGCATGCGCCTTCTGGAGGAGACTGGCATCTGCGTGGTGCCTGGGAGCGGCTTTGGGCAGCGCGAAGGCACCTACCACTTCCG GATGACCATTCTGCCCCCCATGGAAAAGTTGCGGCCCCTGCTGGAGAAGCTGAGCCAGTTCCACGCCAAGTTCACTCTCGAGTACTCCTGA
- the GPT gene encoding alanine aminotransferase 1 isoform X1 codes for MVPSAGGARWNLCLIASLPSPDSPRILDAWLSYLGDRLVAQAKMGGRRGLGLGRALLGVMALRAGGHSQAAMNGLKEKVLTLDSMNPCVQRVEYAVRGPIVLRALELEQELRQGVKKPFTEVIRANIGDAQAMGQKPITFLRQVLALCIHPDLLNSADFPEDAKRRAQRILQACGGHSLGAYSISPGIQMIREDVARYIERRDGGIPADPNNIFLSTGASDAIVTVLKLLVFGEGRTRTGVLIPIPQYPLYSAALAELNAVQVDYYLDEERAWALDVAELRRALRQARDHCRPRALCVINPGNPTGQVQTRECIEAVIRFAYEEGLFLLADEVYQDNVYAEGSQFHSFKKVLTEMGPPYAARQELASFHSVSKGFMGECGFRGGYVEVVNMDAAVQQQMQKLRSVRLCPPTPGQVLLDAVLSPPAPSDPSFAQFQAEKREVLAELAAKAKLTEQVFNEAPGIHCNPVQGAMYSFPRVQLPPRAVQRAQELGLAPDMFFCMRLLEETGICVVPGSGFGQREGTYHFRMTILPPMEKLRPLLEKLSQFHAKFTLEYS; via the exons cagatggaacctgtgtctgaTCGCCTCACTTCCCTCCCCCGACAGCCCCAGGATTCTTGACGCCTGGCTCAGTTACCTGGGAGACAGGCTGGTGGCCCAAGCAAAGATGGGGGGTCGGAGAGGGCTGGGCCTCGGCCGAGCCCTACTGGG GGTCATGGCCTTGAGGGCAGGTGGCCACAGCCAGGCTGCCATGAACGGGCTGAAGGAGAAGGTGCTAACGCTGGACTCCATGAACCCCTGCGTTCAGAGGGTGGAGTACGCGGTGCGCGGCCCCATCGTGCTACGCGccctggagctggagcaggagCTGCGCCAG GGGGTAAAGAAGCCCTTCACTGAGGTCATCCGAGCCAACATCGGGGATGCCCAGGCCATGGGGCAGAAGCCTATCACCTTCCTGCGGCAG GTCCTGGCCCTCTGCATCCACCCTGATCTCCTGAACAGTGCTGACTTCCCGGAGGATGCCAAGAGAAGAGCACAGCGCATCCTGCAGGCGTGCGGGGGCCACAGCCTGG GGGCCTACAGCATCAGCCCTGGCATCCAGATGATCCGCGAGGATGTGGCTCGGTACATCGAGCGGCGCGACGGAGGCATTCCCGCAGACCCCAACAACATCTTCCTGTCCACGGGGGCCAGCGACGCCATCGTG ACCGTGCTCAAGTTGCTAGTGTTCGGCGAGGGTCGCACGCGCACGGGCGTGCTCATCCCCATCCCTCAGTATCCACTCTACTCCGCCGCGCTGGCCGAGCTCAACGCCGTGCAGGTGGACTACTACCTGGACGAGGAGCGCGCCTGGGCGCTCGACGTGGCCGAGCTGCGGCGCGCGCTGCGCCAGGCGCGTGACCACTGCCGTCCCCGCGCGCTCTGCGTGATCAACCCCGGCAACCCCACCG GGCAGGTGCAGACTCGCGAGTGCATCGAGGCCGTGATCCGCTTCGCCTATGAGGAGGGGCTCTTCCTGCTGGCCGATGAG GTGTATCAGGACAACGTGTACGCCGAGGGCTCGCAGTTCCACTCGTTCAAGAAGGTGCTCACGGAGATGGGGCCGCCGTACGCGGCGCGGCAGGAGCTCGCATCCTTCCACTCGGTCTCCAAGGGCTTCATGGGCGA GTGCGGCTTCCGCGGCGGCTACGTGGAGGTGGTGAACATGGACGCCGCGGTGCAGCAGCAGATGCAGAAGCTGAGGAGCGTGCGGCTGTGCCCGCCTACGCCGGGCCAGGTCCTGCTGGACGCGGTGCTCAGCCCGCCCGCGCCCTCAGACCCCTCCTTCGCGCAGTTCCAGGCG GAGAAGCGGGAGGTGCTGGCCGAGCTGGCGGCCAAGGCCAAGCTCACTGAACAGGTCTTCAACGAGGCTCCCGGCATCCACTGCAACCCGGTGCAGGGCGCCATGTACTCCTTCCCGCGCGTGCAGCTGCCCCCCCGCGCCGTGCAGCGCGCTCAG gagcTGGGCCTGGCTCCGGACATGTTCTTCTGCATGCGCCTTCTGGAGGAGACTGGCATCTGCGTGGTGCCTGGGAGCGGCTTTGGGCAGCGCGAAGGCACCTACCACTTCCG GATGACCATTCTGCCCCCCATGGAAAAGTTGCGGCCCCTGCTGGAGAAGCTGAGCCAGTTCCACGCCAAGTTCACTCTCGAGTACTCCTGA
- the GPT gene encoding alanine aminotransferase 1 isoform X3, translating into MGGRRGLGLGRALLGVMALRAGGHSQAAMNGLKEKVLTLDSMNPCVQRVEYAVRGPIVLRALELEQELRQGVKKPFTEVIRANIGDAQAMGQKPITFLRQVLALCIHPDLLNSADFPEDAKRRAQRILQACGGHSLGAYSISPGIQMIREDVARYIERRDGGIPADPNNIFLSTGASDAIVTVLKLLVFGEGRTRTGVLIPIPQYPLYSAALAELNAVQVDYYLDEERAWALDVAELRRALRQARDHCRPRALCVINPGNPTGQVQTRECIEAVIRFAYEEGLFLLADEVYQDNVYAEGSQFHSFKKVLTEMGPPYAARQELASFHSVSKGFMGECGFRGGYVEVVNMDAAVQQQMQKLRSVRLCPPTPGQVLLDAVLSPPAPSDPSFAQFQAEKREVLAELAAKAKLTEQVFNEAPGIHCNPVQGAMYSFPRVQLPPRAVQRAQELGLAPDMFFCMRLLEETGICVVPGSGFGQREGTYHFRMTILPPMEKLRPLLEKLSQFHAKFTLEYS; encoded by the exons ATGGGGGGTCGGAGAGGGCTGGGCCTCGGCCGAGCCCTACTGGG GGTCATGGCCTTGAGGGCAGGTGGCCACAGCCAGGCTGCCATGAACGGGCTGAAGGAGAAGGTGCTAACGCTGGACTCCATGAACCCCTGCGTTCAGAGGGTGGAGTACGCGGTGCGCGGCCCCATCGTGCTACGCGccctggagctggagcaggagCTGCGCCAG GGGGTAAAGAAGCCCTTCACTGAGGTCATCCGAGCCAACATCGGGGATGCCCAGGCCATGGGGCAGAAGCCTATCACCTTCCTGCGGCAG GTCCTGGCCCTCTGCATCCACCCTGATCTCCTGAACAGTGCTGACTTCCCGGAGGATGCCAAGAGAAGAGCACAGCGCATCCTGCAGGCGTGCGGGGGCCACAGCCTGG GGGCCTACAGCATCAGCCCTGGCATCCAGATGATCCGCGAGGATGTGGCTCGGTACATCGAGCGGCGCGACGGAGGCATTCCCGCAGACCCCAACAACATCTTCCTGTCCACGGGGGCCAGCGACGCCATCGTG ACCGTGCTCAAGTTGCTAGTGTTCGGCGAGGGTCGCACGCGCACGGGCGTGCTCATCCCCATCCCTCAGTATCCACTCTACTCCGCCGCGCTGGCCGAGCTCAACGCCGTGCAGGTGGACTACTACCTGGACGAGGAGCGCGCCTGGGCGCTCGACGTGGCCGAGCTGCGGCGCGCGCTGCGCCAGGCGCGTGACCACTGCCGTCCCCGCGCGCTCTGCGTGATCAACCCCGGCAACCCCACCG GGCAGGTGCAGACTCGCGAGTGCATCGAGGCCGTGATCCGCTTCGCCTATGAGGAGGGGCTCTTCCTGCTGGCCGATGAG GTGTATCAGGACAACGTGTACGCCGAGGGCTCGCAGTTCCACTCGTTCAAGAAGGTGCTCACGGAGATGGGGCCGCCGTACGCGGCGCGGCAGGAGCTCGCATCCTTCCACTCGGTCTCCAAGGGCTTCATGGGCGA GTGCGGCTTCCGCGGCGGCTACGTGGAGGTGGTGAACATGGACGCCGCGGTGCAGCAGCAGATGCAGAAGCTGAGGAGCGTGCGGCTGTGCCCGCCTACGCCGGGCCAGGTCCTGCTGGACGCGGTGCTCAGCCCGCCCGCGCCCTCAGACCCCTCCTTCGCGCAGTTCCAGGCG GAGAAGCGGGAGGTGCTGGCCGAGCTGGCGGCCAAGGCCAAGCTCACTGAACAGGTCTTCAACGAGGCTCCCGGCATCCACTGCAACCCGGTGCAGGGCGCCATGTACTCCTTCCCGCGCGTGCAGCTGCCCCCCCGCGCCGTGCAGCGCGCTCAG gagcTGGGCCTGGCTCCGGACATGTTCTTCTGCATGCGCCTTCTGGAGGAGACTGGCATCTGCGTGGTGCCTGGGAGCGGCTTTGGGCAGCGCGAAGGCACCTACCACTTCCG GATGACCATTCTGCCCCCCATGGAAAAGTTGCGGCCCCTGCTGGAGAAGCTGAGCCAGTTCCACGCCAAGTTCACTCTCGAGTACTCCTGA